A stretch of Blautia liquoris DNA encodes these proteins:
- a CDS encoding HPr family phosphocarrier protein, which yields MQSFQYVITDELGIHARPAGILAKEAKKYQSEIKIQKGEKEASATQLLKLMGLGIKCNDQVTVCVEGEDEESACEAMKIFFQENL from the coding sequence ATGCAGTCGTTTCAATATGTGATTACAGATGAATTGGGAATTCATGCAAGACCTGCAGGAATCCTTGCGAAAGAGGCCAAAAAGTATCAAAGCGAGATAAAGATCCAAAAGGGAGAGAAAGAGGCATCGGCGACACAGCTGTTAAAACTGATGGGACTTGGTATCAAGTGTAATGATCAAGTTACGGTCTGCGTCGAGGGTGAGGACGAAGAGTCCGCCTGTGAGGCGATGAAGATCTTCTTTCAGGAAAACCTGTAG
- a CDS encoding glycoside hydrolase family 1 protein, which yields MNLTAKKGFPANFLWGGATAANQIEGAYDIDGKGMSTSDYAAYKDPYASGKVNNFTFNVTSRELEEYKANPKQYLFPKRWGIDFYHRYKEDIALFAEMGFKVFRLSISWVRIFPTGLEEQPNEAGLAFYDKVFEECAKYGMEPLVTMSHYEMPITLTEKYNGWVSRELVPLFEKYARVILERYKDKVKYWITFNEMNMNLNSLYTGAGVLEDLADDKLQAAYQASHHQFLASALAVKAAKEICPDAKIGCMINQIESYARTAKPEDQLQALKSNQLNMFYPDVQVRGEYPSYINRYFDENGIVLKTEPQDDTILKEGTVDYVAISYYMSHVTEAREDAMKLAGTFDSPIKNEYLPKSQWDWPIDPMGLRISLMKLYDRYGIPLFVCENGLGAHDVISEDGFVHDEYRIDYIREHVIQMKEAIKDGVDLMGYTTWGCIDLISCGTSQMSKRYGFIYVDQDDEGKGSKERIRKDSFYWYKKVIESNGEKL from the coding sequence ATGAACTTAACAGCAAAAAAAGGCTTTCCCGCAAATTTCCTGTGGGGCGGTGCAACAGCGGCGAACCAGATTGAAGGTGCCTATGATATTGACGGAAAAGGAATGTCTACATCAGACTATGCGGCTTACAAAGACCCTTATGCTTCCGGAAAAGTCAACAATTTTACATTCAATGTGACGTCTCGGGAGCTGGAAGAATATAAGGCAAACCCGAAGCAGTATCTCTTCCCGAAAAGATGGGGCATTGATTTTTATCATAGATACAAAGAGGATATCGCTTTATTTGCCGAGATGGGCTTTAAGGTATTCCGTCTGTCGATCTCCTGGGTAAGAATCTTCCCCACGGGCCTGGAAGAGCAGCCAAATGAAGCAGGACTTGCTTTTTACGATAAAGTTTTTGAAGAGTGTGCAAAGTATGGGATGGAACCGCTTGTGACGATGTCTCACTATGAGATGCCGATTACACTTACGGAAAAATACAATGGCTGGGTCAGCCGTGAACTGGTGCCTCTGTTTGAAAAATATGCAAGAGTGATCTTAGAGCGATACAAAGACAAGGTAAAATACTGGATCACCTTTAACGAGATGAACATGAACTTGAACAGCCTTTATACGGGTGCCGGGGTACTGGAAGATCTGGCAGACGATAAATTACAGGCGGCATATCAGGCTTCTCATCATCAGTTTCTGGCAAGTGCCCTGGCAGTAAAAGCGGCAAAAGAGATCTGCCCGGATGCAAAGATTGGCTGTATGATCAACCAGATTGAATCCTATGCGAGAACGGCGAAACCGGAAGATCAGCTGCAGGCATTAAAATCCAATCAGCTGAATATGTTCTATCCGGATGTGCAGGTGCGGGGTGAATATCCGTCTTATATCAATCGCTATTTTGATGAGAATGGCATTGTCCTCAAGACAGAGCCGCAAGACGATACCATCTTAAAAGAGGGAACCGTTGATTATGTGGCGATCAGCTACTATATGTCTCACGTAACCGAGGCAAGAGAAGATGCCATGAAGCTTGCCGGAACTTTCGACAGCCCCATAAAGAACGAGTACCTGCCCAAGTCGCAGTGGGACTGGCCGATCGACCCGATGGGTCTTCGAATCTCTCTGATGAAACTGTATGACCGCTATGGAATTCCACTGTTCGTCTGCGAGAATGGTCTGGGAGCACATGATGTGATCAGTGAGGACGGTTTTGTTCATGACGAATACCGCATTGATTATATCCGCGAACACGTGATTCAGATGAAAGAGGCAATCAAAGACGGCGTTGACCTGATGGGATACACGACCTGGGGATGCATCGATCTGATCAGCTGCGGAACCTCGCAGATGAGCAAACGTTATGGGTTTATCTACGTGGATCAGGACGATGAAGGCAAGGGAAGTAAAGAGCGAATTCGAAAAGACAGTTTTTACTGGTATAAAAAAGTAATTGAATCAAATGGAGAAAAACTTTAA
- a CDS encoding beta-glucoside-specific PTS transporter subunit IIABC: protein MDNKKVAEEVIKKVGGKSNITQAWHCFTRLRFNLVDKSKADLSELKQINGVLNAQFQGNQLQVIVGNSAGSIYEELKEMVGDTGTQAAAKKEEKQNPLNVVFDTISGIFNPMLAAITSAGLLKGILSLLLFIGVISDQSSEYLVLNMISDATFYFLPFLLAFSAARKFKTNEFVAVSLAGILMYPSFAALVGTEESIRFFFLKIPVLDYSGSVLPIILGVLLLSVVYRFIDKHMPKMLRLIFTPLLSLLVVAPIVLFIVAPIGNYLGEYLAEFFKWLFDVAGPAAGLLMGGFMPFIVMAGMHYALFPVAFDSIGRLGYDIMLLPMSLVNNMAQCAATLAVAIKTKDKDLRSLAFSSSLSALFGITEPAMYGVTLKLKKPLYAAMIGSGIGGAIYGFFTVKIFTFTIPGITALPSFISSSYTSNFLFACIGVVVSMVVAFVLTMLFSFESAGDEKEGNTIEPEVVASHADTTPVFGEEAAVLAPVSGKTIPLGEMKDDVFAGEVLGKGVGILPDEDVIRAPFNGTISMVADTGHALGLTSDAGVDLLIHVGINTVSMQGEGFETFVTDGQRVSRGQKLLKFDAALIAKKGFSVDTAVIVTNSDEYKEVISDGGRKVKACEDKIIKIVN from the coding sequence ATGGATAATAAGAAAGTGGCGGAGGAAGTCATAAAAAAAGTTGGCGGAAAATCCAATATCACGCAGGCGTGGCATTGTTTTACCAGACTTCGGTTTAATCTTGTGGATAAATCCAAAGCAGATTTAAGTGAATTAAAACAGATCAATGGAGTATTAAACGCACAGTTTCAGGGGAATCAGCTTCAGGTTATCGTCGGAAACAGTGCAGGCAGTATATATGAGGAACTAAAAGAGATGGTCGGCGATACAGGTACGCAGGCAGCAGCGAAAAAGGAAGAAAAGCAAAATCCACTGAATGTTGTATTTGATACGATTTCAGGAATTTTCAATCCGATGCTTGCGGCCATTACCAGCGCCGGATTGTTAAAAGGTATTTTGTCCCTGCTTTTGTTTATCGGTGTCATCAGTGACCAGTCGAGCGAATATCTGGTGCTGAACATGATATCCGATGCAACCTTTTATTTTCTGCCGTTTCTGCTTGCATTTTCTGCAGCCAGAAAGTTTAAGACGAATGAATTCGTTGCCGTCAGTCTTGCCGGCATCTTGATGTATCCGTCATTTGCAGCTCTGGTCGGAACGGAAGAATCCATACGGTTTTTCTTCTTGAAGATACCGGTTTTGGACTATAGCGGTTCGGTACTGCCGATTATTCTGGGAGTATTGCTGCTCAGTGTTGTCTATCGATTCATCGACAAACATATGCCGAAGATGCTGCGGCTGATTTTTACACCGCTCCTTTCACTGCTGGTTGTGGCGCCGATTGTATTATTTATTGTAGCCCCGATTGGCAATTATCTCGGCGAATATCTGGCAGAATTCTTTAAATGGCTGTTCGATGTTGCCGGCCCGGCTGCAGGACTGCTGATGGGCGGATTTATGCCATTTATCGTGATGGCCGGCATGCATTATGCACTGTTTCCGGTTGCATTCGATTCCATCGGACGACTGGGATATGATATTATGCTCCTTCCGATGAGCCTGGTCAACAATATGGCACAGTGTGCGGCTACCCTGGCAGTGGCAATTAAAACAAAAGATAAAGACTTAAGATCGCTGGCATTTTCTTCTTCGCTTTCCGCATTGTTTGGAATTACCGAACCGGCGATGTACGGAGTAACTTTAAAACTGAAAAAGCCCCTTTATGCGGCTATGATTGGCTCCGGTATCGGGGGCGCCATCTACGGATTTTTCACTGTGAAGATCTTTACTTTTACGATACCGGGTATTACCGCTCTGCCATCCTTTATCAGCAGCAGCTATACATCAAACTTTTTGTTCGCCTGCATCGGGGTGGTTGTGAGTATGGTCGTGGCTTTTGTGCTTACGATGCTGTTCTCCTTTGAATCTGCCGGCGATGAAAAAGAAGGCAATACAATAGAGCCGGAAGTTGTCGCTTCTCATGCCGATACAACTCCGGTTTTCGGGGAAGAGGCAGCGGTTCTGGCACCGGTATCCGGAAAGACCATTCCACTTGGCGAGATGAAAGACGATGTCTTCGCAGGGGAAGTCTTAGGCAAAGGCGTCGGTATACTTCCCGATGAGGATGTAATCAGGGCGCCCTTTAACGGAACCATCTCCATGGTTGCAGACACTGGACATGCACTTGGGCTCACCTCCGACGCCGGTGTGGATTTGCTGATTCATGTGGGAATCAATACCGTATCCATGCAGGGAGAGGGATTTGAAACATTTGTAACAGACGGTCAGCGCGTTTCGAGAGGGCAAAAACTGCTGAAGTTTGACGCGGCACTCATTGCTAAAAAAGGATTTTCGGTTGATACGGCAGTCATTGTAACCAACAGTGATGAATATAAAGAGGTGATATCCGATGGCGGCAGAAAAGTAAAAGCCTGCGAGGATAAAATTATAAAAATTGTAAACTAA
- a CDS encoding PRD domain-containing protein — translation MDTRIVKVINNNVLTILDNEGNETVVMGKGIGFRKKPGDLIPYDSIKKTFSLRQKEINSKFQQLVTVLPSEHIILSEKIIQMVYSVTGWKLNDNIYITLTDHISGAIRRYEQNIELDNALLWDIRQLYPEEYLVAQQALDIIEEECKIRFSDDEAAYIALHFVNARINTDENMELVHQVTKIIREISSIIKYYFHIEQNLESEEDYPLINQIRILASQILQSAKHEDMHEELYQVIEEYYSKINPCAKKIKKFLADQYSYEISGEEMLSLVLSISQFLSGYQERKTNAVD, via the coding sequence ATGGATACAAGAATTGTGAAAGTGATTAACAACAATGTTCTGACGATTCTGGACAATGAGGGAAATGAAACCGTAGTCATGGGCAAGGGCATAGGTTTTCGCAAAAAGCCGGGAGATCTCATTCCCTATGACAGCATTAAAAAAACCTTTTCACTGCGCCAAAAAGAGATCAACAGCAAATTCCAGCAGCTTGTTACGGTTTTGCCGTCGGAACATATTATTCTGAGCGAGAAGATTATCCAGATGGTATATTCCGTTACAGGGTGGAAACTCAACGATAACATTTATATTACACTGACGGATCATATATCCGGTGCAATTCGCCGCTACGAACAAAATATCGAGCTCGATAATGCACTGCTTTGGGACATCCGGCAGTTGTATCCGGAAGAGTATCTGGTCGCCCAGCAGGCTTTGGATATCATTGAGGAAGAGTGTAAGATTCGATTTTCCGATGATGAAGCGGCCTATATTGCTTTACATTTTGTCAATGCCAGGATCAATACGGATGAGAACATGGAACTGGTTCATCAGGTGACAAAAATCATCCGGGAGATCAGTAGTATTATCAAGTATTACTTTCACATTGAGCAGAATCTTGAGTCGGAGGAAGATTATCCGCTGATTAATCAGATTCGGATTCTTGCTTCACAGATTCTGCAGTCTGCAAAACATGAAGATATGCATGAAGAATTATATCAGGTAATCGAGGAATACTACAGCAAGATCAATCCTTGTGCAAAAAAGATTAAAAAGTTCTTAGCTGATCAGTATTCTTATGAGATTTCCGGTGAAGAGATGCTCTCCTTAGTATTGAGTATTTCACAGTTTTTGTCCGGTTATCAAGAGAGAAAAACAAACGCAGTTGATTGA